Proteins from one Prosthecobacter sp. genomic window:
- a CDS encoding SGNH/GDSL hydrolase family protein, with translation MTTPSIKERGIVSEGDWSRLAAVLAKARRGEEICVAAIGGSITAGGLQTKDPKNRYIARVADWFTTSFPKAKVRFVNAGIGGTNSLYGAMRVQRDVLSKKPDLVIVEYAVNDNHPVPMFWDSYEGVLRQILREPQQPAVVQLFFMQRKGENAQATQQMLGRHYDLPMVSFRDAWWPEIYSGRTKWEVMYADVVHPNDTGHILASELLIALLNDVNAKPAPSATAIRADLPSPMISELFAHCRYAQYADLKPTQNSGWTRSSDGNKWECPTRTDGAIEFGFSGKLLFVGYDIDKEAEPLTTFSIDGGKSQLLKSSPNRLPLAEDLPSGQHRVRIEFAGSKAPQGTTKVRIWAVGAAGAPE, from the coding sequence GTGACCACGCCATCCATCAAAGAGCGTGGCATTGTCTCCGAGGGAGATTGGAGCCGATTGGCCGCTGTTTTGGCGAAGGCGCGTCGTGGTGAAGAGATTTGCGTCGCGGCTATCGGTGGATCGATCACCGCTGGCGGCTTGCAGACGAAAGACCCGAAGAACCGCTACATCGCCCGTGTTGCGGATTGGTTCACGACGTCCTTCCCCAAGGCCAAGGTGCGATTTGTCAATGCGGGCATCGGTGGCACCAACTCGCTCTACGGCGCCATGCGGGTGCAACGAGATGTGCTGAGCAAGAAGCCTGACCTCGTCATTGTGGAGTATGCCGTGAACGACAATCACCCCGTGCCGATGTTCTGGGACAGTTACGAGGGGGTGCTGAGGCAGATTCTTCGCGAGCCTCAGCAGCCAGCCGTCGTGCAATTGTTCTTCATGCAACGAAAGGGAGAAAACGCCCAGGCAACGCAGCAGATGCTCGGCCGTCATTACGATCTGCCGATGGTCAGCTTTCGCGATGCTTGGTGGCCGGAGATCTACAGCGGACGCACCAAGTGGGAAGTGATGTATGCCGATGTGGTGCATCCGAACGACACCGGGCATATCCTCGCCTCCGAGCTTTTGATTGCTCTGCTCAATGACGTGAATGCCAAGCCCGCCCCCAGCGCCACAGCGATCCGTGCGGACCTTCCGTCGCCCATGATCTCCGAGCTTTTCGCCCATTGTCGCTATGCGCAATACGCCGACCTGAAACCGACTCAAAACAGCGGCTGGACCCGATCCTCAGACGGCAACAAATGGGAATGCCCCACAAGGACCGATGGAGCCATCGAGTTTGGTTTTTCCGGCAAGCTGCTCTTTGTAGGATACGACATCGATAAGGAAGCCGAGCCCTTAACCACCTTCTCCATCGACGGAGGCAAGTCGCAGCTTTTGAAAAGCAGTCCCAACCGCTTACCGCTCGCGGAGGATTTGCCCTCAGGCCAGCACCGCGTCCGCATCGAGTTCGCAGGCAGCAAGGCCCCGCAAGGAACCACCAAGGTGCGCATCTGGGCGGTCGGTGCCGCCGGGGCTCCAGAATGA
- a CDS encoding exo-alpha-sialidase encodes MKTLLLAFFAASALASPDPASLVMLSGPWLPENPHQLDFASLPRLPSEHVVINYVTAKGNDPTKLDKKSGGVNQHNYLAHHDGQFWAMWSDGPGIEDRVGQRVKYATSPDGLNWNEPQFLTPVPPNSGPNSPHYGTRTDKGMRWISRGFWKRDGELLALASLDEAAGFFGKSLELRAFRYHKASADWEDAGVVFKNTINNFPPLKLSTGDWMMSRRMHDYKTSGVHFLVGGVKSLSDWQSFPVLGSASELKAEEPDWWILPGNTLTAVFRDNRRSGFLYRAFSTDDGRTWSTPQKTNFPDATSKISGLRLRDGRYVLISNPNPKKRDPLTLSISDDGLIFTKMLYLVGGRHIDYPHVIEHGDSLFIAFASGKQTVEMLKVKLSDVDAIKMPDKPLVK; translated from the coding sequence ATGAAAACGCTCCTCCTCGCGTTTTTTGCGGCGTCTGCACTTGCCTCCCCTGATCCTGCATCACTGGTGATGCTCTCCGGCCCGTGGCTGCCGGAGAATCCGCATCAGCTCGACTTCGCTTCGCTTCCTCGCTTGCCGAGCGAGCATGTCGTGATCAACTACGTGACCGCCAAGGGCAATGATCCGACTAAACTCGACAAAAAGTCGGGCGGCGTGAACCAGCACAACTACCTCGCGCATCACGATGGCCAGTTCTGGGCGATGTGGAGCGATGGACCTGGTATCGAGGACCGCGTGGGACAACGCGTGAAGTATGCGACCAGCCCCGACGGCCTGAACTGGAACGAACCCCAGTTCCTCACGCCCGTGCCGCCGAACTCAGGACCGAATTCGCCTCACTACGGCACGCGCACGGACAAAGGCATGCGCTGGATCTCGCGCGGCTTCTGGAAGCGCGATGGCGAGTTGCTGGCGCTCGCCTCGCTCGATGAGGCCGCCGGCTTTTTCGGCAAAAGTCTGGAACTACGCGCTTTTCGCTATCACAAGGCCAGCGCGGACTGGGAAGACGCGGGCGTGGTCTTCAAAAACACCATCAACAACTTCCCACCGCTCAAACTGAGCACCGGAGACTGGATGATGTCGCGCCGCATGCACGACTACAAAACCAGCGGCGTGCATTTCCTCGTCGGCGGTGTGAAGTCGCTCAGCGACTGGCAGTCCTTCCCCGTGCTCGGCAGCGCATCGGAGTTGAAGGCCGAGGAACCCGATTGGTGGATTTTGCCGGGCAACACCCTCACTGCCGTCTTCCGTGACAATCGCCGCAGCGGGTTTCTTTATCGCGCCTTTTCCACTGACGACGGCCGCACCTGGAGCACACCGCAGAAGACGAACTTCCCCGACGCCACCTCCAAAATCAGCGGTCTGCGCCTCCGCGACGGCCGCTACGTCCTCATCTCGAATCCCAACCCGAAGAAGCGCGATCCGCTCACGCTCTCCATCAGTGATGACGGCCTCATCTTCACCAAAATGCTCTATCTCGTCGGCGGCCGTCACATCGACTACCCGCACGTCATTGAGCATGGTGACAGTTTGTTCATCGCCTTCGCTAGTGGCAAACAAACTGTCGAGATGCTGAAAGTGAAGCTCAGCGATGTGGATGCGATCAAGATGCCGGACAAACCGCTCGTGAAGTAG
- a CDS encoding sialidase family protein codes for MKSLLCVLLLTAVQLQAADPAILKTEYIYDIGPYPSIHATTITETPTGLVSAWFGGTAEKNPDVCIWVSRLVDGKWTEGVETANGVQTDGTRHPTWNPVLFQPREAPLMLFYKVGPSPSTWWGELKTSSDGGKTWSAASRLPKGIFGSIKNKPVQLPNGDILCPTSNETDEKPSKWAIYFERSSDLGKTWQRTELLHDGVTVGAIQPSILDFGGDKLMALGRSKQGKVFQITSEDAGKTWGEISLTELPNPNSGTDAVTLSDGRHLLIYNHTARGRSPLNLAVSKDGKTWEAALVFEDEPKKEFSYPAIIQTKDGLVHITYTWQRKKVKHVVLDPARLTTKPITDGQWPQ; via the coding sequence ATGAAATCTCTCCTTTGTGTTCTCCTCCTCACTGCGGTGCAACTTCAGGCCGCTGATCCCGCCATTTTGAAAACCGAATACATCTACGACATCGGCCCATATCCGTCGATCCACGCGACAACGATCACCGAGACACCCACGGGCCTTGTTTCTGCGTGGTTCGGCGGCACGGCGGAAAAGAACCCGGACGTCTGCATCTGGGTCTCGCGGCTCGTCGATGGGAAATGGACCGAAGGCGTCGAAACGGCGAATGGTGTGCAGACTGATGGCACACGGCATCCGACTTGGAATCCCGTGCTGTTTCAGCCGCGTGAAGCGCCGTTGATGCTTTTCTACAAAGTCGGCCCATCGCCGAGCACCTGGTGGGGAGAGCTGAAAACCTCCTCGGATGGAGGCAAAACATGGTCAGCGGCCAGCAGGCTGCCGAAAGGCATCTTCGGCTCCATCAAGAACAAACCGGTGCAGTTGCCCAATGGCGACATCCTTTGCCCCACGAGCAACGAAACCGATGAAAAGCCCAGCAAGTGGGCCATCTACTTCGAGCGTAGCAGCGATCTGGGCAAAACCTGGCAGCGCACGGAGCTGTTACACGATGGCGTCACCGTCGGTGCCATTCAGCCGAGCATCCTCGACTTCGGTGGCGACAAGCTCATGGCGCTGGGCCGTTCCAAGCAGGGCAAAGTCTTCCAAATCACCTCCGAGGACGCCGGCAAGACCTGGGGCGAGATTTCGCTCACTGAGTTGCCGAATCCGAACTCCGGCACCGATGCTGTCACTCTCTCCGATGGCCGCCATCTGCTCATCTACAATCATACCGCGAGAGGCCGCAGCCCGCTGAACCTCGCCGTGAGCAAGGATGGAAAGACCTGGGAGGCCGCGCTGGTCTTTGAAGACGAGCCGAAGAAGGAATTCAGCTACCCCGCGATCATCCAGACCAAGGACGGCCTCGTCCACATCACTTACACCTGGCAGCGCAAGAAGGTGAAGCATGTCGTGCTCGATCCCGCCAGGCTGACCACCAAGCCCATCACAGACGGCCAGTGGCCGCAGTAA
- a CDS encoding dihydrodipicolinate synthase family protein yields MSQPLSGIIPPLITPLRDRDTLDAAGLERLIEHLISGGVSGLFILGTTGEGPSLSYRLRRELIEKTCQLTKNRVPVLVGITDTSFTESVNLAKYSADAGATHVVLAPPYYFPAAPPEMLEYVQDLVAEMPLPLFLYNMPGLTKVSFEIDLVRRALDMPGVCGVKDSSCDMIYFHRLIEVAKQRADWSVLVGPEELTAEAVLLGGHGGINGGANLHPKLYVQMYQAAAAQDLKRTRELHAQVMQLAGSIYTVGRHKSAIIKGIKCALSLLGICEDHMAEPFHRFRDAERQIIRERLTTLGLL; encoded by the coding sequence ATGTCCCAACCTCTCTCCGGCATCATCCCGCCCCTCATCACTCCTTTGCGTGATCGTGACACCCTTGATGCCGCCGGTTTGGAACGCTTGATCGAACATCTCATCAGCGGCGGCGTGTCCGGCCTGTTCATTCTCGGCACCACCGGAGAAGGGCCGAGCCTCAGCTATCGTCTGCGTCGTGAGCTGATCGAAAAGACCTGCCAGCTCACGAAAAACCGCGTGCCAGTGCTTGTAGGCATCACGGATACGTCGTTCACGGAAAGCGTGAACCTCGCCAAATACTCCGCCGACGCCGGAGCCACGCATGTGGTGCTCGCGCCGCCGTATTACTTCCCTGCCGCGCCGCCGGAGATGCTCGAGTATGTGCAGGATCTCGTCGCCGAGATGCCGCTGCCGCTGTTTCTCTACAACATGCCCGGTTTGACCAAGGTGAGCTTCGAGATCGATCTCGTGCGTCGTGCTTTGGACATGCCCGGAGTCTGCGGCGTCAAAGACAGCTCGTGCGACATGATCTACTTCCACCGCTTGATCGAAGTCGCCAAGCAACGCGCCGACTGGAGTGTGCTCGTCGGCCCTGAGGAGCTCACCGCCGAAGCCGTGCTGCTCGGCGGTCATGGCGGCATCAATGGCGGCGCCAATCTGCACCCAAAACTCTACGTGCAGATGTACCAAGCCGCCGCCGCGCAGGATTTGAAACGCACACGCGAACTCCACGCCCAAGTCATGCAACTTGCCGGCAGCATCTACACCGTCGGTCGTCACAAATCGGCCATCATCAAAGGCATCAAATGCGCCCTCAGCCTCCTCGGCATCTGCGAAGACCACATGGCCGAGCCGTTTCATCGCTTCCGAGATGCCGAGCGACAGATCATTCGTGAAAGACTCACCACGCTCGGCCTCTTGTAA
- a CDS encoding AraC family transcriptional regulator produces MPATDQADYFSTQVVRTRRFFLPEWEERQRDGATLCLVGGGCEWCAPDFIVDRQKFPFLAFEFVSRGHGSVTLADQRHEIEAGHAFVFDSSTPHVIRSSAEEPMVKYFFNFTGKRATQMMNDLDLAPGSVLRVADASRVVTLLEEVIDHALRGGRFGLRAACAALEHALVLCADSRQPATTKIDPAYATYLRCRGHLLRNYPVLSSIEQAAKACHVSAAYFTRLFQRYDTETPLACLTRLKLSQAAIKLRQPDALVKSVAAELGYKSAAHFSRAFKAWSGRSPRG; encoded by the coding sequence ATGCCCGCCACAGACCAGGCCGACTACTTTTCGACGCAAGTCGTGCGCACACGCCGCTTTTTCCTGCCGGAGTGGGAAGAACGTCAGCGTGATGGGGCGACGCTCTGTCTCGTGGGCGGCGGCTGTGAATGGTGCGCGCCGGATTTCATCGTGGACCGGCAGAAGTTTCCCTTTCTGGCCTTCGAGTTTGTCTCACGCGGTCACGGCAGCGTCACACTGGCAGATCAGAGGCATGAGATCGAAGCCGGGCACGCCTTTGTGTTCGATTCCAGCACGCCGCACGTCATCCGCAGCTCGGCGGAGGAGCCGATGGTGAAGTATTTTTTCAACTTCACGGGTAAACGGGCCACGCAGATGATGAACGATCTTGATCTCGCTCCCGGCAGCGTTTTGCGCGTGGCGGATGCCTCGCGCGTGGTCACGTTGCTGGAGGAAGTGATCGATCATGCACTGCGTGGCGGCCGATTCGGCCTGCGGGCGGCCTGTGCGGCGCTGGAGCATGCGCTGGTGCTCTGCGCGGACAGTCGCCAGCCAGCAACCACGAAGATCGACCCCGCGTATGCGACATATCTGCGTTGTCGCGGCCATTTGCTGCGGAATTATCCGGTTTTGAGCAGCATCGAGCAGGCGGCGAAGGCCTGCCATGTCTCGGCGGCGTATTTTACGCGCCTGTTTCAACGCTACGACACCGAAACGCCGCTGGCGTGCCTCACGCGGCTGAAGCTGTCCCAAGCGGCGATCAAACTGCGCCAGCCAGACGCGTTGGTGAAGAGCGTGGCGGCGGAACTGGGCTACAAATCGGCAGCGCACTTCTCCCGTGCGTTCAAAGCCTGGAGCGGAAGATCGCCTCGGGGTTGA